From Streptomyces sp. NBC_00775, one genomic window encodes:
- a CDS encoding CHAT domain-containing protein → MSTELRVRIVQDPSNGFRTLPDELTQGPDITVCLDVLAGDRIRARLYGPAVPSLYGTEHRVDLSVRPADVRAGAARLCRLWKELLVDHQPLTADGRPAPGGPERPYAALVDLRDRPTGELYDIVDELVLVGSELLFGTLLGGNDPRVVRFRDYLAEALAAREGLRVRFDSELHVPWPMVCLRPEDVPVTRPISGPDALFPLFLGHRHQIEQTGGAYPWLGGRREAPAVPTVSLNHDTRVDRKGLTRAAEVAAVLAKDTSFVERTTRAELVRALADGGLCEQLMYFWCHGHFVSNGSQPAILALKLTDQTTIDAQTVRERRRGFGEDSPFQPFVVLNACHAGIPEGGGDLAFLGRALIHAGARGVLGPQIEMPQVFAAEYALEFLSRYLRGAETAGSVAHTVARRFADELRNPLGFAYALHCGMDTRLERAALPTAETGQEVAV, encoded by the coding sequence ATGAGCACAGAACTCCGGGTCCGGATCGTCCAGGACCCCAGCAACGGCTTCAGGACCCTGCCCGACGAGCTGACGCAGGGTCCCGACATCACCGTATGCCTCGATGTACTGGCCGGTGACCGGATCAGGGCGCGGTTGTACGGCCCCGCCGTGCCGTCTCTGTACGGCACCGAGCATCGCGTGGATCTCTCCGTGCGGCCCGCCGACGTGCGGGCCGGGGCGGCGCGGCTGTGCCGGTTGTGGAAGGAACTCCTCGTCGACCACCAGCCGTTGACGGCGGACGGCCGCCCCGCGCCGGGCGGTCCGGAACGCCCGTACGCCGCGCTCGTGGATCTGCGCGACCGGCCGACGGGAGAGTTGTACGACATCGTCGACGAACTCGTCCTCGTCGGCTCCGAGTTGCTGTTCGGCACGCTCCTCGGCGGCAACGATCCACGCGTCGTGCGGTTCCGGGACTATCTGGCGGAGGCGCTGGCGGCCCGCGAGGGACTGCGGGTCCGCTTCGACTCGGAGCTGCACGTGCCGTGGCCGATGGTGTGCCTGCGCCCCGAGGACGTGCCGGTGACGCGTCCGATCTCGGGTCCGGACGCCCTGTTCCCGCTCTTCCTCGGCCACCGTCATCAGATCGAGCAGACCGGCGGCGCCTACCCCTGGCTCGGCGGCCGTCGCGAGGCGCCCGCCGTCCCCACGGTCAGCCTCAATCACGACACCCGCGTCGACCGCAAGGGCCTCACACGGGCCGCGGAGGTGGCCGCGGTGCTGGCCAAGGACACCTCTTTCGTGGAGCGCACCACCCGCGCGGAACTGGTGCGGGCGCTGGCGGACGGTGGCCTGTGCGAGCAGCTCATGTACTTCTGGTGCCACGGCCACTTCGTGTCCAACGGCTCCCAACCCGCCATCCTGGCCCTGAAGCTGACCGACCAGACGACCATCGACGCACAGACCGTACGGGAGCGGCGGCGCGGCTTCGGCGAGGACAGCCCCTTCCAGCCCTTCGTCGTCCTCAACGCCTGCCACGCCGGAATACCCGAGGGCGGCGGCGACCTCGCCTTCCTCGGCCGCGCGCTGATCCACGCCGGTGCCCGGGGCGTGCTGGGCCCGCAGATCGAGATGCCGCAGGTCTTCGCGGCCGAGTACGCGCTGGAGTTCCTGAGCCGCTATCTGCGCGGGGCCGAGACCGCGGGCTCGGTCGCCCACACCGTCGCCCGCCGCTTCGCGGACGAACTGCGCAACCCGCTCGGTTTCGCCTACGCCCTGCACTGCGGCATGGACACCCGGCTGGAACGCGCCGCCCTGCCGACCGCCGAGACCGGCCAGGAGGTCGCCGTATGA